In Actinoplanes sp. NBC_00393, a single genomic region encodes these proteins:
- a CDS encoding GOLPH3/VPS74 family protein, producing MLIVEDLMLLLLDDETGIPAGAGTLHYTLGGAVLAELALLGRIETDGGYPALNNPMVHAAGDGPLPDQLLQEAYDKVAEKPRLAQTLLIEIGTRLREPVIDRLLERGLIRREEKRVLGLFRSTRMPTDDARHEEELRSRIRAVLVDGAEPDARTAVLTALLSASGALPALRPPLAWSSEVAQRAKALENGNWGAAAVNTAVAGTAAAIAAASVAITVVTMT from the coding sequence ATGCTGATCGTCGAAGACCTGATGCTGCTACTGCTGGACGACGAGACCGGGATCCCGGCCGGAGCCGGGACCCTGCACTACACGCTCGGCGGTGCTGTCCTGGCCGAGCTCGCGCTGCTCGGCCGGATCGAGACCGACGGCGGCTACCCAGCGCTGAACAATCCGATGGTCCACGCGGCCGGCGACGGCCCGCTGCCGGATCAACTGTTGCAGGAGGCGTATGACAAGGTCGCAGAAAAGCCACGCCTCGCGCAGACGCTGCTCATCGAGATCGGCACCCGCCTGCGAGAGCCGGTGATCGACCGGCTCCTGGAACGCGGCCTGATCCGCCGTGAAGAGAAGCGGGTGCTGGGCCTGTTCCGCTCGACGAGGATGCCGACTGACGACGCCCGCCACGAGGAGGAGCTGCGCAGCCGGATCCGCGCGGTGCTGGTGGACGGCGCGGAGCCGGACGCACGGACCGCCGTGCTGACGGCGTTGCTGTCAGCGAGCGGTGCCCTGCCTGCGCTGCGTCCGCCGCTCGCCTGGTCGAGCGAGGTGGCCCAGCGAGCGAAGGCCTTGGAGAACGGCAACTGGGGCGCCGCGGCCGTCAACACAGCGGTCGCCGGAACCGCCGCAGCGATAGCCGCCGCCAGCGTGGCCATCACAGTGGTCACGATGACGTAG
- a CDS encoding response regulator transcription factor, with protein MTTVVLADDEALLRKALAALLPLEGDITVLAEAEDGDSAVEATLRHRPDVLVIDLEMPNVDGLGAVAEIRQALPQQAVLMLTRHARPGVLRKALKLGVQGFVTKSAEPAHIATVIDTLRAGKRWIDPDVSALAVIDDCPLTDRELDVLRETSEGYSVADIAARLHLAQGTVRNYLSNAMQKTQTQTRHEAARYAREHDWL; from the coding sequence ATGACGACCGTGGTGCTCGCCGACGACGAGGCGCTGTTGCGCAAAGCTCTTGCCGCGCTGCTTCCGCTGGAGGGCGACATCACTGTTCTCGCGGAGGCGGAAGACGGTGACAGCGCCGTGGAAGCCACTCTGCGCCACCGGCCCGACGTGCTCGTCATCGACCTGGAAATGCCGAACGTCGACGGGCTCGGCGCAGTCGCGGAGATCCGCCAGGCGCTGCCTCAGCAGGCCGTCCTCATGCTGACCCGCCATGCCCGGCCCGGCGTGCTGCGCAAGGCCCTCAAGCTGGGGGTGCAGGGCTTCGTCACGAAGTCCGCGGAGCCCGCCCACATCGCCACCGTGATCGACACCCTGCGCGCCGGCAAACGATGGATCGACCCGGACGTTTCCGCGCTCGCGGTCATCGACGACTGCCCGCTCACCGACCGCGAGCTTGACGTGCTGCGGGAGACCAGCGAGGGCTACTCGGTCGCCGACATCGCCGCACGGTTGCACCTGGCACAGGGCACCGTCCGCAACTACCTCTCCAACGCCATGCAGAAAACCCAGACGCAGACCCGCCACGAGGCGGCGCGTTACGCCCGCGAACACGACTGGTTGTGA